In Haloimpatiens massiliensis, the following are encoded in one genomic region:
- a CDS encoding VanW family protein, whose translation MSRSKRSEKNNKPNKSKVLLVVLSFFIIIVVAGALGVRHHIYSVCEKYDNVIYPGVSIENIDVSGKTKEQAITLINEKYGDKVLKKNILIKAPNKEYKINYSQLNARYNISETVNEAFGYTRNMGILQKYKLIKNSKNQRYTLKFKYDGKYIDVLLNEMKKEINSEAKDATIRKVGDISFNVTESVNGKVLNEEKLKNDINSSINGKVDDKDSIIKPEIKTVDAKVKSESLKSINSRISHFTTKFNTSASNENRNYNIKLSAKAINGKLIMPGESFSFNEVVGERSAARGYKAAPVIVGNKVESGLGGGVCQVSSTLYNAVLRANIRSTQRTPHTLPSSYVPKGLDATVSYGSLDYKFKNTLNYPVYLESYVQGNTLVCNVYSSSSLNQVKYDFVSEVYETIPSSTNYVNDSTLPKGTEVVETTAKNGYKVNVYKITYKNGQQVSKDLLYKDYYKPRNGVVKRGTK comes from the coding sequence ATGAGTAGAAGTAAAAGGAGTGAAAAAAACAATAAACCCAATAAATCAAAAGTATTATTAGTAGTATTATCATTTTTTATAATTATAGTTGTGGCTGGAGCGCTAGGAGTAAGACATCATATATATTCAGTTTGTGAAAAGTACGATAATGTTATATATCCAGGTGTATCAATAGAAAATATAGATGTTTCTGGAAAAACAAAGGAGCAAGCTATAACTTTAATTAATGAAAAATATGGAGATAAGGTTTTAAAGAAGAATATACTAATAAAGGCTCCTAATAAAGAATATAAGATTAATTATTCACAATTAAATGCTAGATATAATATTTCTGAAACTGTAAATGAAGCTTTTGGATATACTAGAAATATGGGTATTTTACAAAAATATAAATTAATAAAAAATTCTAAAAATCAAAGATATACCTTAAAGTTTAAGTATGATGGAAAATATATAGATGTATTACTAAATGAAATGAAAAAAGAGATAAATAGTGAGGCTAAAGATGCAACTATAAGAAAAGTTGGGGATATAAGTTTTAATGTTACTGAAAGTGTAAATGGTAAGGTTTTAAATGAGGAGAAGTTGAAGAATGATATCAATAGTAGCATAAATGGAAAAGTGGATGATAAGGATTCGATTATTAAACCTGAAATTAAAACGGTAGATGCAAAAGTTAAATCAGAAAGTTTAAAAAGTATAAATTCTAGGATATCACATTTTACTACAAAATTTAATACTTCTGCTTCAAATGAAAATAGAAATTATAATATTAAATTATCTGCTAAAGCTATAAATGGGAAACTTATAATGCCAGGGGAATCTTTTAGTTTTAATGAAGTAGTAGGAGAGAGAAGTGCTGCTAGAGGATATAAAGCTGCACCAGTAATAGTAGGAAACAAGGTAGAAAGTGGCTTAGGTGGAGGAGTGTGCCAAGTATCAAGTACACTATATAATGCAGTTTTGAGAGCTAATATACGCTCTACCCAAAGGACACCTCATACTTTACCTTCTAGTTATGTACCTAAGGGATTAGATGCTACGGTAAGTTATGGAAGTTTAGATTACAAGTTTAAAAATACTTTAAATTATCCTGTGTATTTAGAGAGTTATGTTCAAGGAAACACATTAGTTTGTAATGTATATTCAAGTTCAAGTCTTAACCAAGTTAAATACGATTTTGTTAGCGAAGTATATGAAACTATACCTTCAAGTACCAATTATGTAAATGACTCTACACTTCCAAAGGGAACTGAAGTTGTAGAGACAACAGCTAAAAATGGATATAAAGTGAATGTTTATAAAATAACTTATAAAAATGGACAACAAGTTTCAAAGGATTTATTATATAAAGATTACTACAAACCAAGAAATGGAGTAGTTAAAAGAGGTACAAAATAA
- a CDS encoding methyl-accepting chemotaxis protein, with protein MRRVSLKRKIMRSFFLVAILVLVPICVMTINIGTKASGKVLSQIVEKASITGKSIIDEVYPGQWSLNNEELCKGDKKISNSDMVSKIKKDLGFDMIFLSENKIISTSIDTKDNTIKYIDEKDKLKEEVFQQGNSVNTRLRINDEKYLSHLEPIKDQQGKIIGAWAIAIKQASIIQYFKSTGIIETVGIINGLCILCLILVIYIAYRLSSYLTCNINEASEFAKKIAIGDLTYKANGLNEKIMNRTENKDEVVELIESLNTAGDSLRGLILNIKGSAEGLTEVSGNVEASIEEINVGFEEIVNGVNEMAVSTENNASAAEETASSVQEIANNSQKVAINTESVAKDGENALKLAEQGAESVKDVVKSMNNIKNTTNEACRAIEELEEYSEKINEMVLIINAIAEQTNLLALNAAIEAARAGEHGTGFAVVADEVRKLAEESKNASGDVMAFVKNIQQKTKNASEAMEKELKLVEVGVEKSYLTSEEFNNIYDTIKNMSGSIENIADSIEQQTRISMEMANVVEEFSCNTQETAANSQKINSVVERRADSIENVRSTVDELNIMSKSLKEEIKKFKL; from the coding sequence ATGAGGAGAGTTTCTTTAAAAAGAAAAATAATGAGAAGTTTTTTTTTAGTAGCAATATTGGTTTTAGTACCTATATGTGTTATGACTATTAATATTGGAACTAAGGCTTCGGGAAAAGTATTGAGTCAAATAGTAGAAAAGGCAAGTATCACTGGAAAAAGTATAATAGATGAAGTTTATCCAGGCCAATGGTCTTTAAATAATGAGGAGCTTTGTAAAGGCGATAAAAAAATTAGTAATAGTGATATGGTATCAAAAATAAAAAAGGATTTAGGATTTGACATGATATTTTTATCTGAAAATAAGATAATATCTACTAGTATTGATACGAAGGATAATACTATTAAGTACATAGATGAAAAAGATAAGCTAAAAGAAGAGGTTTTTCAGCAAGGAAACAGTGTAAATACTAGATTAAGAATTAATGATGAAAAATATTTATCTCATTTAGAACCTATAAAAGATCAGCAAGGAAAAATTATAGGTGCTTGGGCTATAGCTATAAAACAAGCGTCTATAATTCAATATTTTAAAAGCACAGGTATTATAGAGACAGTAGGTATAATTAACGGGTTATGTATACTTTGTCTAATACTAGTAATATATATAGCTTATAGGTTATCAAGTTATTTAACATGTAATATAAATGAGGCTTCAGAATTTGCTAAAAAAATAGCTATAGGAGATTTAACTTACAAGGCTAATGGCTTAAATGAGAAAATAATGAATAGAACTGAAAATAAAGATGAAGTTGTAGAACTTATAGAGTCATTAAATACAGCAGGAGATAGCTTAAGAGGATTGATATTAAATATAAAGGGTAGTGCTGAAGGTTTAACAGAAGTATCTGGCAATGTAGAGGCTTCTATTGAAGAAATAAATGTAGGATTTGAAGAAATAGTAAATGGTGTTAATGAAATGGCAGTAAGTACGGAAAATAATGCTAGTGCAGCAGAAGAAACAGCATCAAGTGTTCAAGAAATAGCTAACAATTCACAGAAGGTAGCTATAAATACAGAGAGCGTGGCTAAAGATGGAGAAAATGCATTAAAGTTAGCAGAGCAAGGCGCTGAAAGTGTAAAAGATGTAGTGAAATCAATGAATAATATAAAAAATACTACAAATGAAGCTTGTAGAGCTATAGAAGAATTAGAGGAATATTCTGAAAAGATAAATGAAATGGTGCTTATAATAAATGCCATAGCAGAACAAACAAATTTATTAGCTTTAAATGCTGCTATAGAAGCTGCACGTGCTGGGGAACATGGGACAGGCTTTGCAGTTGTAGCAGATGAAGTAAGAAAATTAGCAGAAGAAAGTAAAAATGCATCTGGTGATGTAATGGCATTTGTTAAGAATATTCAGCAAAAAACTAAAAATGCATCAGAAGCCATGGAAAAAGAGTTAAAGTTAGTGGAAGTGGGAGTTGAAAAATCCTATTTAACTAGTGAAGAATTTAATAACATATATGATACTATAAAGAATATGAGTGGAAGTATTGAGAATATAGCTGATTCTATAGAACAACAAACCCGAATTTCTATGGAGATGGCCAATGTGGTAGAGGAATTTTCTTGTAATACTCAAGAAACAGCCGCTAATTCTCAAAAAATAAATTCAGTAGTGGAGAGAAGAGCAGATTCTATAGAGAATGTACGAAGTACTGTAGATGAATTAAATATTATGTCAAAAAGTTTAAAAGAGGAGATTAAAAAATTTAAACTTTAG